The Deferribacterota bacterium nucleotide sequence TCAATTTGCATTTAAATATGTTTCAAAACTCTCTTCAAATATTTTACTTACACTGTGTATATCAAACTTTAATATATTTTTATCCTTATTGTTTATCTTACAAATGTTATTACTATTAGTTTTACCAACAATATTAATCTCTACTGAACAATCATTTGCTATATCCTCTATTCTCTCAATATCTTCATCTTTTATCTCAATTAATAAGCGCGGTTTTTCCTCAGTAAATAAAAAATAATCCTCTAGATCCTCATTCAAATTAACCTCAAAGCCAATTTTGTTTTTATAGGCCATCTCAAAAAGGGCAATTGCTAGCCCCCCAGTCGATATATCATGGGCAGATAAAACTAAATTATCACTTGCCAATTTTTGCATA carries:
- a CDS encoding AIR synthase-related protein — encoded protein: SSIALLGKNSGSIGGSLISKYIGVFNDCDIPHIDLEKVKNVIKIMQKLASDNLVLSAHDISTGGLAIALFEMAYKNKIGFEVNLNEDLEDYFLFTEEKPRLLIEIKDEDIERIEDIANDCSVEINIVGKTNSNNICKINNKDKNILKFDIHSVSKIFEESFETYLNAN